Proteins from a single region of Callospermophilus lateralis isolate mCalLat2 chromosome Y, mCalLat2.hap1, whole genome shotgun sequence:
- the LOC143639778 gene encoding uncharacterized protein LOC143639778: MRTHSERKRFQCEVCGKDFSYPSLLRLHQRMHTGEKPYGCKQCGKAFTQSSGLQKHERTHTGEKPYECKQCGKAFATSHQLHIHGRIHTRENLYECQQCGKAFTTASGLQKHERTHTGEKPYECKQCGKAFTRSSNLHSHEKTHTGEKPYACKQCGKAFATSTKLHRHGRTHTGEKPYECKQCGKAFATFSYLQSHEKTHTGEKPYKCEHCGKAFSTSSYLQIHGRTHTREKCSECQQCGKVFTTASGLQKHERTHTGEKPYKCKQCGKAFTQSSNLHSHEKTHSGLKPYDCKQCGKAFAMLSYLQIHGRMHTGEKPYECKQCGKAFATSSTLHRHGRIHTREKHYE, translated from the exons ATGAGAACACACAGTGAACGTAAACGTTTTCAATGTGAG gtatgtgggaaagactTTTCTTATCCCAGTTTACTTAGATTACATCAGAGAatgcatactggagagaagccctatggatgtaagcagtgtggaaaagccttcactcagtcctctggccttcagaaacatgaacgaactcatactggagagaagccctatgaatgtaagcagtgtggcaaagcctttgctaCATCTCATCAGCTTCAtatacatggaagaatacataccagagaaaacctctatgaatgtcaacaatgtggaaaagcctttactactgcctctggccttcagaaacatgaacgaactcatactggagagaagccatatgaatgtaagcagtgtgggaaagccttcactcGGTCCTCTAACCTTCACTCACATGAaaaaactcatactggagagaagccctatgcatGTAAGCAATGTGGCAAAGCATTTGCTACATCCACTAAGCTTCACAGACATGGAagaacacatactggagagaagccctatgaatgtaagcagtgtggcaaagcctttgctaCATTCAGTTACCTCCAGTCACATGAAAAAACTCATACTGGGGAGAAGCCGTATAAATGTGAGcactgtggaaaagccttttcTACATCTAGTTACCTTCAGATCCATGGAAGAACACATACTAGAGAGAAATGCTCTGAGTGTCAACAATGTGGAAAAGTCTTCACTACTGCCTCTGGCCTTCAGAAACATGAacgaactcatactggagagaagccctataaatgtaagcagtgtgggaaagccttcactcAGTCCTCTAACCTTCACTCACATGAAAAAACTCATAGTGGATTGAAGCCCTATGattgtaagcagtgtggcaaagcctttgctaTGTTGAGTTATCTTCAGATTCATGGAAGAatgcacactggagagaagccctatgaatgtaagcagtgtggcaaagcctttgctacatcctctacgcttcacagacatggaagaatacataccAGAGAAAAGCACTATGAATAA
- the LOC143639730 gene encoding uncharacterized protein LOC143639730 has translation MISVTFEDVAVNFTQEELGLLDPSQKNLYRDVMLEVLRNLAFIGNKCDEKKIEDEIKNFESILRQITSHSGHKCHKHEECEEKPCEFKQHRQSLLLLKSVHTQMLTQTGDGPYESTVCGKVASCSSDIQRHEDTHTGWEPYEYQQCAEASSSLPDVQRHTRTHSGGQPFQCEVSGKAFNFSSLFRRHKIIHSGEKLYQRKQGGQTFISHTSLQRHRITHTGNARFKCKVCGKDFAYPSSLRIHHKTHTGENLYECKQCRKAFATSSNLQIHGRTHTGNKPYECKLCGKAFATFSNLQSHEITHTGAKPYECKQCGKAIATSHQLHIHGRIHTREKLYECQQCGKAFTTASGLQIHERTHTGEKPYECKQCGKAFARSTNLHRHGRTHIGEKPYECNQCGKAFSTSSSLQIHERMHTGEKPYECKQCGKAFATFSYLQSHERTHTGEKPYECKQCGKAFSQSSNLHSHEKTHTGEKPYACEQCGKAFATSSYLQSHEKTHSRVKPYECKQCGKAFATSRYLQSHEKTHTGEKLYKCEQCGKAFSTSSYLQIHGRTHTREKCSECQQCGKVFTTASGLQKHERTHTGEKPYECKQCGKAFTQSSNLHSHEKTHSGLKPYDCKQCGKAFATSSYLQIHGRMHTGEKPYECKQCGKAFATFPTFHRHGRIHTREKPSECKQCGNTFATSHQLHKHGRIHTREKPWNTYQMTTCDPVLWKKVPSITNMQVEEATNHLTWETRRPETEAIQASLTKPKDVIAFKLAIKPRVAVTLSHMP, from the exons ATCTCAGTGACCTTTGAGGATGTAGCTGTGAACTTCACCCAGGAGGAATTGGGTTTGCTGGATCCTTCCCAGAAGAACCTTTACAGAGATGTGATGCTGGAAGTCCTCAGAAACCTGGCTTTTATag GAAACAAATGTGATGAAAAGAAAATTGAAGATGAGATCAAAAATTTTGAGAGCATTCTAAG GCAGATCACATCTCACTCTGGACACAAATGCCACAAGCATGAGGAATGTGAAGAGAAGCCATGTGAATTTAAACAGCACAGGCAATCCCTGCTTTTGCTGAAAAGTGTTCACACACAAATGCTAACACAAACTGGAGATGGACCCTATGAAAGCACAGTATGTGGGAAAGTCGCCAGTTGTTCCAGTGACATTCAAAGGCATGAAGATACTCATACTGGGTGGGAACCGTACGAATATCAACAATGTGCTGAAGCCTCTTCTTCTCTCCCAGATGTCCAAAGACACACGAGAACACACAGTGGAGGTCAACCATTTCAATGTGAGGTATCTGGGAAAGCCTTTAATTTCTCCTCCTtatttagaagacataaaatAATTCATTCTGGAGAGAAACTCTATCAACGTAAACAAGGTGGTCAAACCTTTATTTCACACACAAGTCTTCAAAGGCACAGGATCACACACACGGGGAATGCACGTTTCAAATgtaaggtatgtgggaaagactTTGCTTATCCCAGTTCACTTAGAAtacatcacaaaacacacactggagagaacctgtatgaatgtaagcagtgtcgCAAAGCCTTTGCTACATCCAGTAACCTTCAGATTCATGGAAGAACGCATACTGGAAACAAGCCCTATGAGTGTAAGCtgtgtggaaaagcctttgctaCATTTAGTAATCTTCAATCACATGAAATAACTCATACTGGAgcaaagccctatgaatgtaagcagtgtggcaaagccatTGCTACATCTCATCAGCTTCAtatacatggaagaatacataccAGAGAAAAGCTCTATGAATgtcaacaatgtggaaaagcctttactactgcctctggccttcagatacatgaacgaactcatactggagagaagccctatgaatgtaagcagtgtggcaaagcctttgctaGATCCACTAATCTTCACAGACATGGAAGAACACAtattggagagaagccctatgaatgtaaccagtgtggcaaagccttttcTACATCCAGTTCTCTTCAGATTCATGAAAGAAtgcatactggagaaaagccctatgaatgtaagcagtgtggcaaagcctttgctaCATTCAGTTACCTTCAGTCACATGAacgaactcatactggagagaagccatatgaatgtaagcagtgtgggaaagccttcTCTCAGTCCTCCAACCTTCACTCACATGAaaaaactcatactggagagaagccctatgcatgtgagcagtgtggcaaagcctttgctaCATCCAGTTACCTTCAGTCACATGAAAAAACTCATAGTAGagtgaagccctatgaatgtaagcagtgcgGCAAAGCCTTTGCTACATCCAGGTACCTCCAGTCACATGAAAAAACTCATACTGGGGAGAAGCTGTATAAATGTGAgcagtgtggaaaagccttttcTACATCTAGTTACCTGCAGATTCATGGAAGAACACATACTAGAGAGAAATGCTCTGAGTGTCAACAATGTGGAAAAGTCTTCACTACTGCCTCTGGCCTTCAGAAACATGAacgaactcatactggagagaagccctatgaatgtaagcagtgtgggaaagccttcactcAGTCCTCTAACCTTCACTCACATGAAAAAACTCATAGTGGATTGAAGCCATATGattgtaagcagtgtggcaaagcctttgctaCATCTAGTTACCTTCAGATTCATGGAAGAatgcatactggagagaagccctatgaatgtaagcagtgtggcaaagcctttgctacattccctacatttcacagacatggaagaatacataccAGAGAAAA ACCCtctgaatgtaagcagtgtggcaacaCCTTTGCTACATCCCATCAGCTTcataaacatggaagaatacataccAGAGAAAAGCCCTGGAACACATACCAGA TGACCACATGTGACCCTGTCCTGTGGAAAAAGGTCCCAAGCATCACCAACATGCAAGTGGAAGAGGCCACAAATCATTTAACTTGGGAAACCAGGAGGCCTGAGACTGAAGCCATCCAAGCCTCTCTGACCAAGCCCAAG GATGTTATTGCCTTTAAACTCGCCATTAAACCCAGGGTTGctgtaacactgagccacatgccctga